Part of the Pseudomonas oryzicola genome is shown below.
GGCCGTGGCGCTGCCCTGAGCCTGCTGGTATGCCCGCAAGCCCTTGAACGCTTGCTGGCGTACCTTGTTCTGGACGAGCGGCGACCAGCCGAGCAGCAGGCCTGGAGCACCCAGCGCCTGCCGCGCCCAACGCCACAGGTCGAAGGAGTCGTCATGCTGGCAAATCAGCCCATCGCGGATCACGAAGCGCGCCTGAATATCGTTGACCACCGTACGACCGGTCTGGCTGAACAAGTAGGTGGCCACCCAGTGTGCGTGACCAACGCGCTCGTCTGCGCTGACATTGTCGAAGGTCAGGGTGAAGTCCTTGGCACGCGAAGTCAGCATTCGCCACATATCGCCTGCGTCCTTGCCACGCAAGGTGCCGAACACCGGGTCGCTGAAAACGATATCGTCGCTGTAGCAGGCAATCATGGCCTCTGCGTCGAGGCGCTGGAACGCTTGGTAAAAGCGGGTAATCAGGGCGCGGTTGGCGTCGCTCATGGGGGCTGGTCCGTGCTGGGTCGAGAGCAGCACGATAATCCGCTCCGTTCGCATATGCCAGTGCCGGCCCCGTCAGACCTTCTCGCTGTTCACCTGCACATGCATGGCTCGCCCGGCCCCTAACCCGAACACGATAGCCCCTAGCCCCAGCACGGCAAAAATCCAGCCCACGGCCGCCCAGCCCCCGCTCAAGTCATGCACCAAACCCACCGCAAACGGCCCCATCGAAGCCAACGTATAGCCCACCCCCTGGGCCATGCTCGACAGGTTGGCCGCCACATGCGCATCTTTCGAACGCAGCACGATCAAGGTCAGCGCCAGGGCGAAGGTACCGCCCTGCCCCAGGCCCAGCAGTACCGCCCAGCCCCACAGCCCGGAAATCGGCGCATACAGGCAACCGAACAAGCCGGCCAGGGTAATCAGCATGACCACCACGATCGCCAGCCGCTGGTCCTTGCCGCGGGTGGCCAACCATGGCGCACTGAGCGAACTGACCAACTGCACGATCACTGACCCAGACAGCACCAACCCCGCCTCGGTCGGGCTCAGGCCCCGACCAATCAGGATCGATGGCAACCAGCCGAACACAATGTAGGCCAGCGACGACTGCAGCCCCATGTACAAGGTCACCTGCCAGGCCAAGGGATCACGCCACAGCCCACGCACGCGATAGGCCACCTTGTGCAAGCCATGCCCCTGGCGTGCCTGAGGCAGCCAGACCAGCATGGCCAGTAACGCCGGAACCGCCCAGAAGCCCAGCCCCAGCGCCCAGCTGCCGTCGAAGCGCTGTGTCAGAGGAACGGTGGCCCCCGCTGCCATGGCTGCGCCCAGGCATAGCGCCATGGTGTACACGCCGGTCAGGGTGCCGGCGTGCTGCGGAAAGTCGCGCTTGACGATACCTGGCAAGAGCACACCGATGATACCGATGCTGGCCCCGGCCATCAGGCTGCCGAAAAACACCCCGATAGCACCGAAGCTACTGCGCACCACGATGCCCAGCGCCAGGCTGGCAAGGATGCCGAGGATCACCCGTTCACTGCCGAAGCGACGCGCCAGCACTGGTGCCAGCGGGGCGAACAGGCCCAGGCACAGCACCGGCAAGGTGGTCAGCAGGCCAGCCAGCGAGGCGTTCAGCCCCAGGCCTGCGGACACCTGGCCAAGCACCGGCGCCATGCCCGACAACGCCGGGCGCAGGTTCAGCGCCACCAGCACCAGGCCGAGCAGCAGCAACCACGGCCGCCGCAGCAGCACTGGCTGCTGCTGGACCTGCTCGTCGTCCGCCTCGGCATCGATCAGCAGCTCATCGAGATCCCGTTCAGGTAGCGGGGTATTGCGGGTGATGGATTCAGCCATGACATTCTCGGCTCAGGATTCGATAAGGGTACGGCTCAGGCGTTTGGCCCGCTCCGCATCGCGTTGCTCGATGGCATCGAGGATCTGCCCATGCAGGTCGAACGTAGCCTGGCAGCGCGGAACAGTGGTCATGTTGTGCTGCAGCGCAGCAGCCACCACCCCGGAAAAGTAGCGGTACAACTCGCTGAGTGCCGGGTTGTGGGCGGCATCGACCAACCGTTGGTGAAACACCAGGTCGCAGGCAACGTAGGCTGCAACATCCCCATGAAAATGCCCGGCACTGACTACCAGGGCATCACGCAACGCCTGCAGGTCGGCATCGGTACGCCGCAGCGCGGCCAGGCCGATAGCCTCTGCTTCCAGGATGTGGCGGGTTTCACGGGCATGTTCAGGTGAGCAGCGTGACATCGCCTGCACGGCCTGTAGCGGATCCTGGGCCGTGCGCAGGTAACTGCCATCGCCCTGGCGAATTTCCACCAGGCCACTGAATGCCAGCACGCGCATGGCCTCACGCACGGTATTGCGGCTGATCCCCAGCTCCACGGCCAAAACCGGCTCGGTAGGCAGACGCTGGCCGATTTGCCAGTCGCCCTGAAGAATGCGTTCGCGCATGCGCTCGACGGCAAGTTCGACCAGAGAGCGCCTGGTCAATTCGCTGTTCATTTGACTCAACCAATCATCCGATGAATTCGCGGAGCTTAATGGAAAGCCTCCCGCACAGCAATTCAACTGGCATTTCTGCCAATTGCGAGCGCGCGGGGTTGTTGCAACGCTTCACCCCGACCTCATCGAGGCATGCCCTATGTCGATTAGTGGAACCCTACGCTGTACCGCCCTGCTGCTGGCTGCGCTGCTGATCAATGGCTGCGACTTCAAACCGCTGCAAACGCAACCCAAGACGCTGATCATCGGCATGGACGGCGTCCAGCTTCAGCGCTACGAACAGCTGGGCGGCGATACCAACCTGCACAAGCGTCTGCTCTATGGCAAGGCCTATGCCGGCGGCATAACCGGGCGGGCCAGCGAGCAGGCTACGGTCAGCGGCCCGGGGTGGGTCACCCTGTTGTCAGGTGTGTGGGCCAACAAGCACAAGGTGGATTCCAACTCGGAAGCCTTGCGGATTGACCCTGGGTTCCCCAGCCTGTTCAAGCGACTGCGTGACGCGCTGCCGAACGCCCATATTGCCAGCATCATCAATTGGTCGCCGATCAACACCGCCTATCTGCTGGTCGACGCGCAGGGCAACAATGTGCGCGAAAGCGGACTGAATGATGAGCAGGTCACCGCGCGAACCCTGCAGATACTTGGCAATACCCCGGCCGATTTCACCTTCATTCAGCTCGACGAACCCGACCAGGTCGGCCACGCCAGTGGCTTCGGGCCGGCCTATCAGGCAGCCCTGCGCGAAGCTGACGAGCGCCTTGGGCGCCTGCTGGACAAGGTGGAAGAGCGGATGTCCCAGCAACCGCAGGAGGACTGGCTGGTGATTGTCTGCACTGACCACGGTCGTGATTTCTGGGGCACTGGCCACGGCGGTGTGACCGAGCAGGAGAAGACGGTGTTCATCGCCAGCAACAAACCGTTGAATGGAGAGCTGAACCAACCCAGCATTCCCGAAGACAACCCTGGACCCAACAACTTGTATGGCTACGCAGCGCAAACATCGGTGGCCCCGACCGTGCTCAGGCATATGGGCCTCAACCTGCTGCCGGAATGGCTGCTTGATGGGACGCCGCTACTGGGCGCAACCGGCGTGCGCAAGGCACGGGCCATCGAAGCCGAAGGCAAATTGTTGTGGAACAGCGACTCGCCAGGGACCGTGATCATTCACAAAAATGGCCAGGTCGTCGCCAATGCGCAGGCTCACTTGCAGCAGTGGACCGATCCAGAAGGCATGCGCCAGGCCAACGACTACGTGCTCGAACTAGATGGCACGCCGGTCGCAGTGCGCACCCGGCCAGCCAGCGCGCGATTGAATATCGAGGAAATCAGGTACTGAGCGGGCCTGTCCTGCAGGAGCGGATGTCTCCACTCCTGCAGAATCCCTGGCTCAGCTCAACGCATCGAGCAACGCCTGGTTCATTTCCGGCGTGCCAATGGTGATACGCAGGAACTGGTCAATGCGCTCCTGCTTGAAGTGCCGTACGATCACGCCCTGCTCGCGCAGGCGGGCCGCCAGTTGCGCCGCGTCCTGCCGAGGATGGCGGGCGAAGATGAAGTTGGCCGCCGATGGCAATACCTCGAAGCCCTTGCCGACCAACTGTTCCACCAGCGCTTCACGGCTGTCGATCACCTTGCGGCAGGTGGCCTGGAAGTAGGTCTTGTCCTCGAAGGCAGCTGCAGCGCCCACGATCGCCATGCGGTCAAGCGGGTAGGAGTTGAAGCTGTTCTTGATCCGCTCCAGCGCCTCGATGAGGTCCGGGTGGCCGACCGCCAGGCCCACACGCAAACCGGCGAGCGAGCGGGACTTCGACAGGGTCTGGGTCACCAGCAGGTTGTCGTAGCGATCCACCAGGCTGATGGCCGTCTCACCGCCGAAGTCGATGTAGGCTTCGTCCACCACCACCACCGAGTCGCGGTTGGCTCGCAGCAATTGCTCGATCGCCTGCAACGGCAGCAGGCAGCCGGTCGGCGCGTTAGGGTTGGGGAAGATTATCCCGGCATTGGGTTTGTCGTAGTCAGCAATGCGGATCTGGAACTGTTCATCCAGCGCCACCTGCTCGAACGCAATGCCATACAAGCCGCAGTACACCGGGTAGAAGCTGTAGCTGACGTCGGGGAACAGCAACGGGCCGCGAGCATGCTGGAACAAGCCGTGGAAGATGTGTGCCAGCACCTCGTCGGAGCCGTTGCCGACGAACACCTGCGCCGGGGTCACGCCGTAATACTCGGCCACCGCCTGCTTCAGCCGGTCACTGTTCGGGTCCGGGTACAGGCGCAGGTTGTCGTTCAGCTCGGCACGCATGGCCTCCAGCGCCTTCGGCGATGGGCCATAGGGGTTCTCGTTGGTATTCAGCTTGACCATGCGGGCCAGCTTGGGTTGCTCGCCCGGCACGTAAGGCACCAGGCCCTTGACGAAGGGGCTCCAGAATCGACTCATGCTCAGTTCCCCTTTTCTTGGGTCAGGATACGGTATTCAGCGCTGCGGGCGTGGGCGGTCAGCGATTCGCCACGGGCCAGGACCGAAGCTGTGTGGCCCAGTTCGGACGCGCCCTGCTCGGAGCAGAAGATGATCGACGAACGCTTCTGGAAGTCATACACCCCCAGCGGCGAGGAAAAACGCGCGGTGCCGGAAGTGGGCAGCACGTGATTGGGGCCGGCGCAGTAGTCGCCCAGTGCTTCACTGGTGTGGCGGCCCATGAAGATCGCGCCAGCGTGGCGAATATGCGGCAGCCAGGCCTGCGGGTCGGCCACCGACAGCTCCAGGTGCTCCGGTGCGATACGGTTGGCCACTTCAATGGCCTGCTGCATGTCACGTACCTGGATCAACGCGCCACGGCCGTTGATCGATTTCTCGATGATCGCGGCACGTTCCATGGTCGGCAGCAACTTGTCGATGCTGGCGGCAACGCGGTCAAGGAAAGCGGCATCCGGGCTGACCAGGATCGCCTGGGCGTCTTCGTCGTGTTCGGCCTGGGAGAACAGGTCCATGGCAATCCAGTCCGGGTCGGTCTGGCCGTCGCACACCACGAGGATTTCCGACGGGCCGGCGATCATGTCGATACCCACCTGGCCGAATACATGGCGCTTGGCGGTGGCGACGTAGATGTTGCCCGGGCCGACGATCTTGTCTACCTGCGGCACACTCTCGGTACCGTAGGCCAACGCGGCAACAGCCTGGGCACCACCGACGGTGAACACCCGGTCGACACCGGCGATGCAGGCTGCCGCCAGCACCAGCTCGTTGACCTCGCCACGTGGGGTCGGCACCACCATGACCACTTCGGCCACGCCGGCAACCTTGGCCGGGATGGCATTCATCAGCACCGACGACGGGTACGACGCCTTGCCACCCGGCACGTACAGGCCGGCACGGTCAAGCGGGGTGACCTTCTGGCCGAGCACGGTGCCGTCGGCTTCGGTGTACTGCCAGGAGTCCTGCTTCTGCCGCTCGTGGTACAGGCGCACGCGGCTGGCGGCCTTTTCCAGGGCTTCGCGCTGGGCAGGGGTAATGCGGGTCAGCGCCAGTTCCAGGCGTTCGCGCTTGAGGATCAGGTCGTCGATCGACTTGGCATCGACACCATCGAAACGCTGGGTGAGCTCCACCAGCGCCGCATCGCCACGCTCGCGCACGGCCTTGATGATGTCGAGCACGCGTTGGTTGACCGCGTCATCGGACACACTTTCCCAGCTCAGCAGATGATCCAGATGTCGGGCGAAATCCGGATCAGCAGCGTTGAGACGGGCAATTGCAGTGGACACGGTCATGGCGAGGGCCTCGATTATTGGCGAATGCTCAGGCGCCCTAGGCTACCAGTCCATCCGCGCGGGCACCCGAGAAAAGTGGCTATGACGCGGATAGACGGGCGCGACAGCGAAGGCCGCGCGCAGGAGTCAACCGCGGTGTCGCGACTCGACCGCTTGGCGTAGTGTGTCGATCAGGCTCTGGATACGGGCGTGCTGCATTTTCATGGAGGCCTTGTTGACCACCAGGCGCGAGCTGATCGTGGCGATCAGTTCCTGAGGCTCCAGGCCGTTGGCACGCAGGGTATTACCGGTGTCGACCACGTCGATGATCTTGTCGGCGAGGTTGATCAGCGGCGCCAGTTCCATCGAGCCGTACAGCTTGATGATGTCTACCTGACGGCCCTGTTCGGCGTAGTAGCGCTTGGCTACGTTGACGAACTTGGTAGCCACGCGCAGACGGCCCTTGGGCTCGGCTGCACCGACCACGCCGGCGGTCATCAGCTTGCAACGGGCAATCTGCAGGTCCAGGGGCTCGTACAGGCCCTGGCCGCCATATTCCATCAGCACGTCCTTGCCGGCCACACCCAGGTCGGCGGCACCATGCTCGACATAGGTCGGCACATCGGTGGCGCGCACGATCAGCAGGCGCACATCGTCCTGCGTGGTGGGGATGATCAGTTTGCGGCTCTTGTCCGGGTTCTCGGTCGGCACGATACCGGCTTCCGCCAGCAGCGGCAGGGTATCGTCGAGAATACGGCCTTTGGAAAGCGCGATGGTCAACATTGGAACGTCGGTCCTCAAGCGGCTACTGCCGGCCGGGCCACTGGCCCGACCGCATTCAATTCATCAGGCCCAGGCATGGGGTGAGCAGGCTCACCTCCATACCTGAACCGGCAGACGACTAGCCCGGTACGCGACGGATTCTCGCGCCCAGCATCTGCAGTTTCTCTTCGATGCACTCGTAACCACGGTCGATGTGGTAGATGCGATCGATCAGCGTGTCGCCTTCGGCTACCAGTGCCGACAGCACCAGGCTGGCGGAAGCACGCAGGTCGGTGGCCATGACCGGGGCGCCCTTGAGCGTATTCACGCCGGTGACGATTGCGGTGTTGCCTTCGACCTGGATCTGCGCGCCCATGCGGTGCATTTCATAGACATGCATGAAGCGGTTTTCGAAGATCGTCTCGATCACGGCGCCAGTGCCTTCGGCAATGGCGTTGAGCGAGATGAACTGCGCCTGCATGTCGGTCGGGAATGCCGGGTACGGGGCGGTACGCAGGTTGACGGCTTTCGGCCGCTTGCCGTGCATGTCCAGCTCGATCCAGTCTTCGCCGGTGTTGATGTCGGCGCCAGCTTCCTTGAGCTTTTCCAGGACTGCTTCAAGGATGGTCGGGTCGGTGTCCTTGACCTTGACGCGGCCACCGGTCACGGCAGCGGCAACCAGGTAGGTACCGGTCTCGATACGGTCCGGCATCACGCGGTAGTTGGCCGAAGCCAGGCGCTCGACGCCATCGATGACGATGGTGTCGGTACCAGCGCCCTGGATCTTGCCGCCCATGGCGTTGATGAAGTTGGCCAGATCGACCACTTCCGGCTCGCGCGCGGCGTTCTGCAGCACGCTGCGCCCCTTGGCCAGGGCTGCGGCCATCATGATGTTCTCGGTACCGGTCACGCTGACGGTGTCGAAGAAGAAGTGCGCACCGCGCAGGCCACCTTCAGGTGCCTTGGCCTTGATGTAACCGCCCTCGACTTCGATCTTCGCGCCCATGGCTTCGAGACCACGGATGTGCAGGTCGACCGGCCGCGAGCCGATGGCGCAACCGCCAGGCAGGGCCACTTCGGCCTCGCCGAAGCGGGCGACCATCGGGCCCAATACCAGGATCGAGGCACGCATGGTCTTGACCAGTTCGTACGGCGCGACCAGGGTCTTGATGGTACGCGGGTCGATCTCTACCGCCAGCTTTTCGTCGATCACAGGCTCGATGCCCATGCGCCCGAAGAGCTCGATCATGGTGGTGATGTCGTGCAGGTGCGGCAGGTTGCCTACGGTGACCGGGCCGTCGGCCAGCAGGGTCGCCGCCAGGATCGGCAGGGCTGCGTTCTTCGCGCCCGAAATGCGGATCTCGCCATCAAGGCGAGCGCCGCCAGTAATAATCAGTTTGTCCATTGGAATCTCGCCGCCACGTTGGCTCAGGTGCGCTCAGCCCAGGCTGCGCTGCTGAAAAATTTCATGGTTACCGCATGGATGCTGCCATTGGCGATCCACGGATTCAGGTGAGCATAGATCGCCTGCTGGCGTTTGACCGGGCTCAGGCCAGCCAACTCGTCGCTGATCACGTTCAACTGGAAGTTGCAGCCTTCGCCTTCAACTTCGACCCGGGAACCCGGCAATTTCTCTTCAAGGAAGCTTTTAACTTCTACGGCCTGCATGCTCAACCTCAATCGGCGCCCGATGCGCACGGGTCGGCCATCATACAAAAAAGCCCCTCGCCTGCGAAGCCCAACGAGGGCTTCACTGACCGAGGGGCCATCATTTCCGTATTGCCATCAGCTTGCCAGCACTTCGTCGAGGTCATAGACCTCGGCAATTTCGCGCATGTCGTCGGGCATGTTGCGCACCTGGCAGCCCTTGCCGGCTGCCTGGGCATCGCGCATGAAGGCCAGCAGCAATGACAGGCCGACACTGGTGGAGCGCTGCACTGCCGCGCAATCGAGCACCACCTGCGCCTCGCGACAGGCGCCGATCAGCGCCTTGCCCTGCTTGCGCAGCACCGGGCCGCTGCGGTAGTCCAGCACGCCAGCCAGGCGCAGCACGCCCGGCTCGGCCATGCTCACAGCAGCCTCACTCATTTGACAGTCTTCTCCGGGGAGTTGTCGGCGGCCTGCTTGGCCTTGGCCACTTCACCGGCCCAGCCGTCGATGGTCTTGTCCAGATCGCCACCGTTGCGCTGCATGGCGTCGGCGAACTGGTCACGGAACAGCTTGCCGATATTGATGCCGTTGACGATCACGTTACGCACCTTCCACTCGCCGCCGAGGTTTTCCAGGGTGTACTGCACCGGGTACACGGCACCGTTGTTGCCGGTGACCTTCATGCCGACACTGGCGCGCTTGCCGTCATCGGCCTTGGCCGGGTCGACGGTGATGCCCTGGTTGTTGTATTCGAGCAGGGCGTTGCCATAGAACTGCATCAGGCTACGCTTGAAGTTTTCCTGGAAGCGCTGCATCTGCTCCGGGGTGGCCTTGCGCGAGTACTTGACGGTCATGATGCTGCGGGAAATACCGTCTGCGTCAACCACCGGGCCGAGAATGCGATTCAGCGCATCGTAGAAGGCGTTGGGGTTGGACTTGTATTGTTCCTTGTTGGCCTTCAGGTCGCCGAGCAGTTCGGTGGTGGTGCCCTGAACCACATCATGGGGCGTCTGTGCGGCCATGGTCAGCAGGGGGAAGGCCGCCAGCAGGACCAGCAGGCCACGTCGCAGGATGGAAATCATGGAAACTCCTTAATTAGCCGGTTGCGCTTCTTTCGGTTCCTTGCCAACGGAGTTGAGCAGGAACTTGCCAATCAGATCTTCCAGCACCAGGGCAGACTGGGTGTCATGGATGGTCGCGCCATCCTTGAGTACCTGCTCTTCACCGCCCACGCTGATGCCGATGTACTTCTCGCCCAGCAACCCGGCAGTCAGGATCGAGGCAGTGGAGTCGACCGGCAGATTGTCCACCGACTTGTCCAACTGCAGCGTCACCCGACCGGTGTAGGAATCGCGGTCCAGGTCAATGGCGGTGACCTTGCCGATGGTCACACCGGCCATGGTCACTTTAGCTCTGACCGTCAAACCGGCGATATTGTCGAAGTAGGCGTAAACTTTATAGGTATCGCTGCTCGGGCTGGCCGACAGGCCGCTGACACGCAGGGCCAGCAGCAGCAGCGCCAGGATCCCGGCCAGGAGGAACAGGCCGACACCGATTTCCAGGGTGCGGTTTTGCATCAGAAATCTCCAAACATCAAGGCGGTCAGAATAAAGTCCAGACCCAGCACTGCCAACGAGGCATAGACCACGGTCTTGGTGGTGGCACGGCTGATCCCTTCTGAGGTGGGCTCACAGTCGTACCCCTGGAATACGGCGATCCAGGTCGTGACGAAGGCGAATACCAGGCTCTTGACCAGCCCGTTGAGCACGTCGTCGGTGAACGAAACACTGTTCTGCATGTTGGCCCAGAACGAGCCCTCGTAGACGCCCAGCCAGTCCACGGCCACCCACGAGCCACCCCAGATGCCCACCACGCTGAAGATCAGCGCCAGCAATGGCAGCGAGATGAAACCGGCCCACAGGCGCGGTGCGACGATGTACTTGAGCGGGTCGACACCGATCATTTCCAGGCTCGACAGCTGCTCGGTGGACTTCATGTTACCGATTTCAGCGGTCAGCGCAGAGCCAGCGCGGCCGGCGAACAGCAAGGCGGTTACCACCGGGCCCAGCTCACGCAGCAAGGTCAGGGCGACCATCTGCCCCACGGCCTGCTCCGAGCCGTACTTGGTCAGGATGCTGTAGCCCTGCAGCGCCAGTACCATGCCGATGAACACCCCGGACACGACGATGATCGCCAGCGACAGCACGCCCACCGAGTACAGCTGCTTGGTCAGCAGCTGGAAACCGCCACCGATACCGCCGCGGCCGACCAGGGCGTGGAACAGGAACAGGCAGGAACGGCCCAACACCGCCAGCACGTCGATTGCCGAACGCCCGAGCAGGCGCACACGTTCGAGTAAGGATTTTCTGCGCATCAACGCGCCCCCAGCAGGTCGGCGCGGTAGTCCGGCGCGGGAAAATGGAAAGGTACCGGACCGTCCGGGTCGCCTTTCATGAACTGGCGAATGCGCGGGTTGTCCGACCCCATCAGCTCGTCAGGGGTACCCTGGCCGAGCACCTGGCCGTCACCCACCACATAGATGTAGTCGGCGATGCTGGCGGTTTCCGCCAGGTCATGGGAAACCACGATGCTGGTGATGCCCAGCGCATCGTTGAGCAGACGGATCAGGCGCACCAGCACTCCCATGGCAATGGGGTCCTGGCCGACGAACGGTTCGTCGTACATGAGGATCTGCGGGTCCAGGGCAATCGCCCGGGCCAGCGCTACCCGACGCTTCATGCCACCGGACAGTTCGTCCGGCATCAGGTCGATGGCACCGCGCAGGCCCACGGCCTGCAGTTTCATCAGCACGATGTCACGGATCATTTCGTCCGACAGCTGAGTGTGCACGCGCAGCGGGAACGCGACGTTCTCGAATACATCGAGATCGGTGAACAGCGCGCCGCTCTGGAACAGCACCCCCATTTGCTTGCGGGCATCGAACAGGTCGCTGCGCGACAGCGTCGGCAGGTTCTGCCCGGCAACCCAGACCTCACCGCTGGAAGGGCGTAATTGCGCGCCCATCAGACGGAGCAACGTGGTCTTGCCGCACCCCGATGGCCCCATGATACCGGTGACCTTGCCGCGCGGGATGCGAATGTCGACGTTGCTGAAAATGCTGCGCGAACCGCGTTTGAAGGTAACCCCCTTCAACTCGACCGCGTAGGCGCTATCCACACTCATCTAGACTCCTTGCTGATGCAGCCTCGTCCTAATGGACGCTGGCCTCCATCTGGAAGGCACACGCGCCCCTGGCAGGCCGAATAGCGGCGAACTATAGCACCGCTGACAGCGCCGCCCCAAGGCCGGCTAACGAGTCGTTCAGCACGGTGACAGGCTGATGAGAGATTCGCCGCGGCAATCGAAAGCGTGAGGGTTTCTTCCATTGCAGCTATAATCGCCGCCTTTTCATCAGGCATTGCTTTTTCGACATGAGCCAATCCAGCGAGCTGATCCAATCCGCCCAACGCACCCTGCGCCTGGAAGTCGAGGCCGTAGAGGCCCTGCTGGCGCGCATCGACGACAATTTCGTCAAGGCCTGCGAACTGATCCTGGCCAGCAAGGGCCGGGTCGTCGTGGTTGGCATGGGCAAGTCCGGGCACATCGGCAACAAGATCGCCGCCACCCTCGCCAGCACCGGCACGCCGGCGTTTTTCGTGCACCCCGCCGAGGCCAGCCATGGCGACATGGGCATGATTACCCGCGATGATGTCATCCTGGCCCTGTCGAATTCCGGCAGCACCGCCGAAATCGTCACCCTGCTGCCACTGATCAAGCGCCTGGGCATCAAGCTGATCAGCCTGACCGGTAATCCGGATTCCCCCCTGGCCCAGGCGGCCGAGGTCAACCTCGACGCGCGCGTCGAGCAAGAGGCATGCCCGCTCAACCTGGCCCCCACCTCTTCCACCACCGCCTCGCTGGTACTCGGCGACGCCCTGGCCATCGCCCTGCTCGAAGCCCGTGGCTTCACCGCCGAGGACTTTGCCTTCTCGCACCCGGGTGGGGCGCTGGGCCGCCGCCTGCTGCTGAAGGTCGAGAACGTGATGCACGCCGGTGACGACCTGCCCCAGGTTCCGCGCGGCACCTTGCTCAAGGACGCCCTGCTGGAAATGTCCCGCAAAGGCCTGGGCATGACCGTGATCGTCGAAGCCGACGGCAAGCTGGCCGGGATCTTCACCGACGGCGACCTGCGCCGCAGCCTGGACCGCAACATCGACGTCCACACCACCCTGATCGACCAGGTCATGACCGTGCACGGCAAGACGGCCCGCGCCGACATGCTCGCGGCCGAGGCGCTGAAAATCATGGAAGACCACAAGATCGGCGCCCTGGTGGTGGTAGACC
Proteins encoded:
- a CDS encoding nuclear transport factor 2 family protein, whose translation is MSDANRALITRFYQAFQRLDAEAMIACYSDDIVFSDPVFGTLRGKDAGDMWRMLTSRAKDFTLTFDNVSADERVGHAHWVATYLFSQTGRTVVNDIQARFVIRDGLICQHDDSFDLWRWARQALGAPGLLLGWSPLVQNKVRQQAFKGLRAYQQAQGSATA
- a CDS encoding CynX/NimT family MFS transporter, whose product is MAESITRNTPLPERDLDELLIDAEADDEQVQQQPVLLRRPWLLLLGLVLVALNLRPALSGMAPVLGQVSAGLGLNASLAGLLTTLPVLCLGLFAPLAPVLARRFGSERVILGILASLALGIVVRSSFGAIGVFFGSLMAGASIGIIGVLLPGIVKRDFPQHAGTLTGVYTMALCLGAAMAAGATVPLTQRFDGSWALGLGFWAVPALLAMLVWLPQARQGHGLHKVAYRVRGLWRDPLAWQVTLYMGLQSSLAYIVFGWLPSILIGRGLSPTEAGLVLSGSVIVQLVSSLSAPWLATRGKDQRLAIVVVMLITLAGLFGCLYAPISGLWGWAVLLGLGQGGTFALALTLIVLRSKDAHVAANLSSMAQGVGYTLASMGPFAVGLVHDLSGGWAAVGWIFAVLGLGAIVFGLGAGRAMHVQVNSEKV
- a CDS encoding FadR/GntR family transcriptional regulator encodes the protein MNSELTRRSLVELAVERMRERILQGDWQIGQRLPTEPVLAVELGISRNTVREAMRVLAFSGLVEIRQGDGSYLRTAQDPLQAVQAMSRCSPEHARETRHILEAEAIGLAALRRTDADLQALRDALVVSAGHFHGDVAAYVACDLVFHQRLVDAAHNPALSELYRYFSGVVAAALQHNMTTVPRCQATFDLHGQILDAIEQRDAERAKRLSRTLIES
- a CDS encoding alkaline phosphatase family protein, producing the protein MSISGTLRCTALLLAALLINGCDFKPLQTQPKTLIIGMDGVQLQRYEQLGGDTNLHKRLLYGKAYAGGITGRASEQATVSGPGWVTLLSGVWANKHKVDSNSEALRIDPGFPSLFKRLRDALPNAHIASIINWSPINTAYLLVDAQGNNVRESGLNDEQVTARTLQILGNTPADFTFIQLDEPDQVGHASGFGPAYQAALREADERLGRLLDKVEERMSQQPQEDWLVIVCTDHGRDFWGTGHGGVTEQEKTVFIASNKPLNGELNQPSIPEDNPGPNNLYGYAAQTSVAPTVLRHMGLNLLPEWLLDGTPLLGATGVRKARAIEAEGKLLWNSDSPGTVIIHKNGQVVANAQAHLQQWTDPEGMRQANDYVLELDGTPVAVRTRPASARLNIEEIRY
- the hisC gene encoding histidinol-phosphate transaminase gives rise to the protein MSRFWSPFVKGLVPYVPGEQPKLARMVKLNTNENPYGPSPKALEAMRAELNDNLRLYPDPNSDRLKQAVAEYYGVTPAQVFVGNGSDEVLAHIFHGLFQHARGPLLFPDVSYSFYPVYCGLYGIAFEQVALDEQFQIRIADYDKPNAGIIFPNPNAPTGCLLPLQAIEQLLRANRDSVVVVDEAYIDFGGETAISLVDRYDNLLVTQTLSKSRSLAGLRVGLAVGHPDLIEALERIKNSFNSYPLDRMAIVGAAAAFEDKTYFQATCRKVIDSREALVEQLVGKGFEVLPSAANFIFARHPRQDAAQLAARLREQGVIVRHFKQERIDQFLRITIGTPEMNQALLDALS
- the hisD gene encoding histidinol dehydrogenase, which codes for MTVSTAIARLNAADPDFARHLDHLLSWESVSDDAVNQRVLDIIKAVRERGDAALVELTQRFDGVDAKSIDDLILKRERLELALTRITPAQREALEKAASRVRLYHERQKQDSWQYTEADGTVLGQKVTPLDRAGLYVPGGKASYPSSVLMNAIPAKVAGVAEVVMVVPTPRGEVNELVLAAACIAGVDRVFTVGGAQAVAALAYGTESVPQVDKIVGPGNIYVATAKRHVFGQVGIDMIAGPSEILVVCDGQTDPDWIAMDLFSQAEHDEDAQAILVSPDAAFLDRVAASIDKLLPTMERAAIIEKSINGRGALIQVRDMQQAIEVANRIAPEHLELSVADPQAWLPHIRHAGAIFMGRHTSEALGDYCAGPNHVLPTSGTARFSSPLGVYDFQKRSSIIFCSEQGASELGHTASVLARGESLTAHARSAEYRILTQEKGN
- the hisG gene encoding ATP phosphoribosyltransferase → MLTIALSKGRILDDTLPLLAEAGIVPTENPDKSRKLIIPTTQDDVRLLIVRATDVPTYVEHGAADLGVAGKDVLMEYGGQGLYEPLDLQIARCKLMTAGVVGAAEPKGRLRVATKFVNVAKRYYAEQGRQVDIIKLYGSMELAPLINLADKIIDVVDTGNTLRANGLEPQELIATISSRLVVNKASMKMQHARIQSLIDTLRQAVESRHRG